In the Quercus lobata isolate SW786 chromosome 5, ValleyOak3.0 Primary Assembly, whole genome shotgun sequence genome, one interval contains:
- the LOC115990717 gene encoding CBL-interacting protein kinase 23-like, protein MDTKFFTIADIKREISTMKLIRHPNVIRMYEVMATRTKIYIVMEFVTGGELFDKIASKGRLKEDEARKYFQQLINAVDYCHGRGVFHRDLKPENLLLDANAVLNVSDFGLSALPQQVREDGLLHTTCGTPNYVAPEVINNKGYDVAKADLRSCGVILFVLMAGYLTFEDSNLMSLYKKVNCSLSLSLH, encoded by the exons ATGGATACGAAGTTTTTCACAATTGCTGAT ATTAAACGTGAAATTTCAACTATGAAACTGATCAGACACCCAAACGTTATCCGTATGTATGAG GTGATGGCTACCAGGACGAAAATATATATAGTCATGGAATTTGTGACCGGTGGGGAATTgtttgacaaaatt GCAAGTAAAGGAAGGTTGAAGGAAGATGAAGCTAGAAAGTATTTTCAGCAACTTATTAATGCTGTGGATTACTGTCATGGCAGAGGTGTATTTCATAGAGACCTAAAG CCAGAGAATTTACTGCTGGATGCTAATGCAGTTCTTAATGTTTCGGATTTTGGATTAAGTGCACTACCACAACAAGTTCGA GAAGATGGATTGCTTCACACAACATGTGGTACGCCAAATTATGTTGCTCCAGAG GTGATCAACAACAAAGGCTATGATGTAGCAAAGGCAGATCTACGGTCATGCGGTGTGATTCTTTTTGTCTTGATGGCTGGATATTTAACTTTTGAAGACTCGAACCTTATGTCATTATATAAGAAGGTAAATTGCTCTCTGTCCCTCTCTCTCCATTAA
- the LOC115990718 gene encoding vinorine synthase-like, producing MVMNVEIISKEIIKPSSSTPHHLRKFKLSFLDQLAPLFHFPIIWFYDSKKVVDVEPFERSCLLKESLAETLTHFYPLAGTPINEEFSINSNDKGPDNSCNDFGKEVLLAVQYNIFECGGVAIAVCISHKLADVISAVNFVNAWAGTCRGESEVISPIFDAHIHFPPRDITGFMPNEAYISKETIVTRRFVFNKSSIAALRREASAAFGPEDRVASRVEVVSAFIWMRIMVMARTRTTKPKQVTAVLAVNLRERMVPQLPVHSFGNLARVAIAGETPVEMEKDYQFLVRQLRNTILEINAEYLKKLQDGPVGDLYFLGKKDKQFQNGEIESCNFSSWCRFSVYEVDFGMGKPTWVCCPGFCCKNTVVMMSTKDGDGIETWVSMKEEDMVMFENDQELLSYAS from the exons ATGGTGATGAATGTTGAGATAATCTCCAAGGAGATAATTAAGCCATCATCTTCAACACCCCATCACCTTAGGAAGTTCAAGCTTTCCTTCTTAGACCAACTTGCACCTCTCTTTCATTTTCCTATCATTTGGTTCTATGATTCTAAGAAAGTTGTGGATGTTGAACCATTTGAAAGATCTTGTTTGCTAAAAGAGTCTCTAGCTGAAACCTTAACTCACTTCTATCCATTAGCTGGAACACCTATTAATGAAGAATTCTCCATCAACAGTAACGACAAGGGT CCCGATAATAGTTGCAATGATTTTGGAAAGGAAGTTCTCCTAGCTGTccaatataatatttttgagtgtgGTGGAGTTGCAATTGCTGTGTGTATCTCACATAAGCTTGCTGATGTAATATCTGCAGTCAATTTTGTTAATGCATGGGCTGGCACATGTAGAGGAGAAAGTGAAGTTATAAGTCCTATTTTTGATGCGCACATCCATTTTCCTCCAAGAGATATAACTGGGTTCATGCCAAATGAAGCCTATATTTCAAAAGAAACGATTGTGACCAGAAGGTTTGTGTTCAACAAATCGAGCATAGCCGCACTAAGAAGAGAAGCCTCTGCTGCATTTGGTCCAGAAGACAGGGTTGCATCACGCGTTGAGGTCGTTTCAGCATTCATATGGATGCGTATCATGGTGATGGCTCGGACAAGGACAACAAAACCTAAGCAAGTAACAGCAGTTCTTGCAGTGAACCTGCGAGAGAGAATGGTTCCACAACTTCCAGTGCATTCCTTTGGGAATCTTGCGAGGGTTGCGATTGCAGGTGAAACACCGGTTGAGATGGAGAAGGATTACCAATTTTTAGTGAGGCAGCTTAGGAACACTATCTTGGAAATCAATGCTGAGTACTTGAAGAAACTACAAGATGGCCCTGTTGGAGATTTGTATTTTCTAGGgaaaaaagacaaacaattCCAAAATGGTGAGATAGAGTCCTGTAACTTTAGTAGTTGGTGTAGGTTTTCTGTGTATGAAGTTGATTTTGGTATGGGAAAGCCCACCTGGGTGTGTTGTCCAGGCTTTTGTTGTAAGAATACGGTAGTCATGATGAGTACCAAAGATGGTGATGGAATTGAGACATGGGTGAGCATGAAGGAAGAAGACATGGTCATGTTCGAAAATGACCAGGAGCTGCTCTCATATGCTAGCTAG